The sequence below is a genomic window from Lentimicrobium saccharophilum.
ACGGCTTTCAGTTGTTCCTTTATGCCGGACGTCAGTTTCCGGATTTCCTTCCGGAGTTCTGCGCCGGCTTCAGGATCAGCGGCCGGATGATCCGGCCTGGATTGCCGGTTTTCAGCATTCAGAAGTACCGGAACTTTTGCGATCAGTTGTTTTCCTTTCCTCAGCTGGCGGCCGGCTGCATAAGCACCCAGTACCAGCGCCCTGCTCCGGCCCTTGCCGTTAAGTTGTTCCACCGCCGACAGCAGCATCAGCACGGCTTTGTTGTAATCGCGGTTGAGATAAGCGGCCAGGGCGCGTTTCAGATAATTGGTTGCCTTCCCCGATTCCAGCTCACTGACCAGAAGGGTTTCGGGGGTTTCCTGTCTGGCAAACTCCAGCACCACGGGATCGGTTTTTATGGAACGCGCATTCAGCGGGGTTTTCAGAAGCAATCCGTTAAACGCTGTACACCGGCTGAGGGCAACGTACACCTGCCCCGGGGCAAAAGCTTCCTCCAGGTCGGCAATGATTTTCTCAAAAGTAAGCCCCTGGCTCTTGTGCACGGTAATGGCCCAGGCCAGCTTCAGCGGATACTGCACAAATGTACCGATGGTCTCCTCCACCACCTTGCTTTCCTTGCTGTCCCATGAGTAACGGATATTCCCCCACTCCTCCCGTTCCACGGCAATGATATCGCCTTCTGGCAACTCCACGAATAGTCCCTCTTCCGATATCTCGATCACATGGCCTATCTTGCCGTTGTAGAAGCGTTTGTTCCTGTCGTTGCGCAGAAACATCACCTGGGCTCCCTCTTTCAGCTTAAGAATGGCGTCGGCCGGGAAACTGTTTTCGGGAAATGTACCTTCCACCACAGCTTCAAACCGCATCAGCGGTTCATCAATCTCACGCAGCCGCTTCTCGTTGGTCTCCTCCACCATGCGGTTGTGGGTCGCCAGAATGATATAATCCTCTTCCTCTTCGGGCGAAAAGCCGTGGAGGTAACGGCTGTTGAGCAGTGTCAGGTCTTCCGGCCCGAGACTGTTCACCCTGATTCGGTTGAGCAGGTCAATGAAATCCTGATCTGTCTGGCGGTAAATCTTCTTCAGTTCAATGTAAACCGGTTTCATATCCTGTATGACCCTTGCACTGAAAAAGAAGGGGCTGGTGTAGAATTGTCCGAGAATACTCCAGTCGTCCTGATTCACGATGGGCGGTAACTGAAAGCTGTCGCCGATCAGCACCACCTGCACCCCGCCGAAAGGGGTAAACTCCCTTTTCCGGAATACCCTGAGCAGGCGGTCGACCACATCAAGCAGATCGCAGCGCACCATGGAGATTTCATCGATAACCAGCAACTCAAGCCCTCGGATGATATCCAGCTTATCGCGGTGGTAACGGAAATGGTCGTTGATAATGCTTTTATCGGGATCTTCAGGCGGAATCCGTGTCCTCAGCCGCTTGTCGCCCGGCACATAAACACTTGGTTTGATATTGAAAAAGGAATGAATCGTTTGCCCGCCCGCATTCACGGCCGCCACGCCGGTAGGCGCCAGCACCACCATATTTTTGTTGCAAACGGTTTTCAGGTATTTCAGAAAGGTAGTTTTGCCTGTTCCCGCTTTCCCGGTAAGGTAGAGCATACGGTTGGTATGCATCACGAAATCAACGGCATAACGGAATTCAGGATTGTCGGCGTCGAGGCTGAAACTGTTGAGCAACATGGGATATCGGATAATCAGATTGCAGAATTGCGTCTCGCTAAATTAGCAAAATGACCGGGATTATGCCTGCCTGAAAAAAGAAAAACCTGCCGGTTTTAAGCAGCAGGTTTATTTAAGCGGTTTATCAGTTACTACCAGCGCTTACGCTGAAAGGGGCGATGATTCGCGCCGGAAGGCCGTGGCATGCGGTTGCGGTGGTGAACAGCTTCAGCCTGCACATCCATTCCCACCTGAGCGGCAGGTACACTGGCCACAAAGCCATTCATGCGTTTCACCTCGATCGAGCGGGGCAACAGCTTATTGATATCCTTGAGACTTCCGCGCTCTTCCGAAGCACAGAACGAAATTGCCGTGCCGGCCTCTCCGGCCCTGCCGGTGCGCCCGATGCGGTGCACATAGGTTTCGGGAACTTCCGGAAGCTCAAAATTGATTACATGCGAAAGCTTGTCAACATCGATGCCGCGCGAGGCAATATCGGTGGCAACCAACACCTTGACGGAACGGTTCTTAAATCCCTGCAGCGCCTTTTGCCTGGCCTGCTGTGATTTATTGCCGTGAATGGCAGCGGCGGAAATACCCAGCTTGTTCAGTTCACGGGTTACCTTATCGGCGCCGTGTTTGGTCCTGGTAAAAATCAGCGCCGTTTCAATCTCTTCAGAGGCAAAAACCTGTTGCAGCATGGCGCGCTTATCGGCCTTTTCAACATAATATACTGACTGGCTGACCATTTCAGCCGGTGCTGAAACCGGAGCCACATTCACTTTTACCGGTTTGTTGAGCAGGCTGTCGGCAAGCGCCCTGATTTCGTTGGGAATGGTAGCGGTAAAAAATCCGGTTTGCCTCTCAGCCGGAAGTCTGGCTATGATGCGTTTGATATCGGGAGCAAAACCCATGTCAAGCATACGGTCTGCTTCGTCAAGGATAAAAATTTCTATGGAATTCAGGCTGACGAAGCCCTGGTTCATCAGGTCGAGCAAACGGCCGGGGGTCGCGATCAGGATATCGATGCCTTTTCGCAGTATTGTCGTTTGAGGATTCTGTGAAACACCACCGTAAATAACGGTGTGGCGGAGTTTCAGTCCTTTGCTGTAGTCGCTGAAGCTTTCGCTGATCTGTATGGCCAGTTCGCGCGTGGGGGCGAGCACCAGTGCACGGATCCCGGAATTGTGCCCTTTACCGTTACTGTAAAGCCTTTGCAGAATGGGAATCGCAAATGCGGCAGTCTTTCCGGTTCCTGTCTGGGCTGTGCCGAAAACATCGGAACCATTTAAAAGATGGGGAATTGCTTTTTCCTGTATGGGGGTGGGTACTACATAACCCTTTTGTTTCAATGCCTGGGTAATGGGCGCAATGATGTTCAGATTTTCAAATGTCATGAAATATTAAATAAAGTGATCGCAGCCGGCAAACAACCGTGACTTATCGGAGAGTCCTGAGTTAAGTTCTGAAAGAATCGTGCATTAACGAAGGTTCGATGGGCAGGAAAGGATATAAACCTATAAATGAGAAACAGCTACTTTAAATGAGCTGCAAAGATACGCATTTAATAAACACCTTCGACAAAACGCATCAGTTGATAATAAGGGATGCCCATTGTGTCCCTGAATCTGATTTAAGTATCAGGAAATACCGCCCCTGTGCCGGTTTCCCCAGATCAAAAAACATTTCATTCTGAAGTACTGCTTCTCCCGACTTCA
It includes:
- a CDS encoding DEAD/DEAH box helicase, with translation MTFENLNIIAPITQALKQKGYVVPTPIQEKAIPHLLNGSDVFGTAQTGTGKTAAFAIPILQRLYSNGKGHNSGIRALVLAPTRELAIQISESFSDYSKGLKLRHTVIYGGVSQNPQTTILRKGIDILIATPGRLLDLMNQGFVSLNSIEIFILDEADRMLDMGFAPDIKRIIARLPAERQTGFFTATIPNEIRALADSLLNKPVKVNVAPVSAPAEMVSQSVYYVEKADKRAMLQQVFASEEIETALIFTRTKHGADKVTRELNKLGISAAAIHGNKSQQARQKALQGFKNRSVKVLVATDIASRGIDVDKLSHVINFELPEVPETYVHRIGRTGRAGEAGTAISFCASEERGSLKDINKLLPRSIEVKRMNGFVASVPAAQVGMDVQAEAVHHRNRMPRPSGANHRPFQRKRW
- a CDS encoding ATP-dependent DNA helicase encodes the protein MLLNSFSLDADNPEFRYAVDFVMHTNRMLYLTGKAGTGKTTFLKYLKTVCNKNMVVLAPTGVAAVNAGGQTIHSFFNIKPSVYVPGDKRLRTRIPPEDPDKSIINDHFRYHRDKLDIIRGLELLVIDEISMVRCDLLDVVDRLLRVFRKREFTPFGGVQVVLIGDSFQLPPIVNQDDWSILGQFYTSPFFFSARVIQDMKPVYIELKKIYRQTDQDFIDLLNRIRVNSLGPEDLTLLNSRYLHGFSPEEEEDYIILATHNRMVEETNEKRLREIDEPLMRFEAVVEGTFPENSFPADAILKLKEGAQVMFLRNDRNKRFYNGKIGHVIEISEEGLFVELPEGDIIAVEREEWGNIRYSWDSKESKVVEETIGTFVQYPLKLAWAITVHKSQGLTFEKIIADLEEAFAPGQVYVALSRCTAFNGLLLKTPLNARSIKTDPVVLEFARQETPETLLVSELESGKATNYLKRALAAYLNRDYNKAVLMLLSAVEQLNGKGRSRALVLGAYAAGRQLRKGKQLIAKVPVLLNAENRQSRPDHPAADPEAGAELRKEIRKLTSGIKEQLKAVQACIDLSDRLKARFGIVLPEPDYETELRTLMTKLEQAMQALKAGRKKTARNKKK